The Loxodonta africana isolate mLoxAfr1 chromosome 5, mLoxAfr1.hap2, whole genome shotgun sequence region AATGAAAATAGCTAACCCTGGCAAAGTTCACCGTTTCTGGCTAGATCCTAGGACACCAGAAACACATGCCTCCCCTTGCAGAGATTGTTGGAGCTAGGAGTAGGAAGACTGTAAAGACGCTGGTCATCCAGGACTTAAGTGCTTTTCTATGTAGGGTTCCTGGTGTAAGGTACAAAGTTAGCAACATCCCCCTGCCCATGCTTTGACTGCATAAATCCACATTTAACGGAAGGCTTAATTCAAGTCTtcaagatcatttaaaaatatctgcAATGCTTATAATAGAGtggaataaataaaagacaaataagtcACTGTTCAcgtttatttttatcatttgcaaagggaaatacataaaacaatggTAGTTGGCTTtgctaaattaaaataaaacgaTTTTGAgtagaaaatgtaaaaaaaatgaaccaaggTAAGTAGAAATGGTAGCAAACAATAATAAATAAGTTTCTAACAttaacaaagtaaaataaaattgagcAAATGCTTTTGACACTACTAAattgtggttttttatttttcattttcaaacaAACATTTGCAAGGAGCTTAAGGACTATAAGTGGctgtgttttaaaaaagaaagaaaaaaactggtcTGCAATTGGCAGTTGAAATTTCTCCTGGAGCCGCGGCAAAAGCGGCTAATAAAGTGCGTGCGCCAGGTTTCCTAAAAGACGCCAACGTTCTCACGATTGGATATACATACTGGGTATGTTGATACAATATATAAACCTTAAAGTTCCTACCAATTCCATCGTCAAAAGTCATTCACGTTGTAAGCTTTGTGCGTTTCAAACGCATTTTGGGAAACGACTTCTGAAGACTTTCACATGTGAGTGCGAGCCACGCACAGGGATGGATGCCCAgggcataaaataaattaaacccAAACCAGCGACAGAGAAGATGTGCCATTTTAGCAGCGTATTGGCAGGGGGAACTAGGATAATGGTGTCATAGATGGGTAAATATAATTACACCGTATCTATCTACAAGGGGCGCAGAAGGTGGAAGAAAAGGACAGAACTTTAACAGCAGGTTTTCATCAGTCCCGGCCAGTAGAAGTTTGGAACAGCAGCAGCATTTGCAAACCATCAAATGTAGCTGCCATCTGAAGCCAAGTCGTTGCTAAACAACGACCATAGCAGAGTTAAAATTAAAGGGTGCGGGAATCTGACGTGCCCCGCGCACTGGGAAAGGGTGGTTTTGCTTCTGTCTCAGTTTTCAGGGTTCCTGTCACCTTCCTAACTTGCCTCATCCGAGTCACTGTAATGGGAGTGGGGGGAAAACTCCCCATCGCTTCTGTGGGACCGGGGAGAAGTTTTGCTACTTTCCTCCTGCACCGGCTGCAGGATGCCCCCGGGCAGCGAAGGCGACAGGTTCTTTTGCGCCATCATCGCCGTCAGAGCACTGTCCTCGAAAGTCGAGAAGTGCAGAGCGTCCAGCTGCACCGAGTACCCTCCTGTGGAGGCCGGGGCCGAAAAACGAGTCCTGCAACTACCGGGCGGAGCTGGCCGTTGTCCCCCTGCCGAGGCGGGCGGAGCCCCAGCTGCGGTCGAAGTGCCCGCGCCGCCTTCGTAGGAGGCGGCAGCGCGCAGGTGGTGGTGGTCACTCTTGCAGGAGGCGGGCGGCGGTGGCTGCTGCTCCCCGCCGCTGGGAGTTTGCAGCAGCTCCGACAAAGCGTTGATGTAGATTTGGGCCATCTGCAGGGTCTCGTACTTGGAAAGCTTCTTGTCGTTGTTGAAGGACGGGATAACGTTGCGCAGCTGGTCGAAGGCGTGGTTCAACCCGTGCATCCTGCGCCGCTCCCTGGCATTGGCCGCCAGTCGCCTCTGCTTTTGCACCCCGTTCACCTGTTTGCTGGAAGGGGCACGCTGGCGGCTGCAGCCCAGCTCGTCCACCACCACCCCGCCTTTCAGCTTGCACAGCTGTTCCCGCACTTTTACCGGCCCAGGgctcttgctgctgctgctgctgctgccgctgccaCCGCCGCTCCTCCTCCCCAGTTCTCCCCGGGCGTCCGCCTCATCCCGGGGCGCAGCGGCCTCGGAGGCACCCAGCTCAGGGGAGTGCAGCAAGTACTGCGCGGCGCGTGCCGTGCAGATGCCCTGCAAAGTGGGAGCCAGCCAGGCGCGTGGGTCGGTGCTGTCCAGGAGGGACAGCTCGGCTGGGTAGACCGGATGCTCTCTCGCCTGCAGGGTCGCAGGTGgctgtggcggcggcggcggcggctgcgggTTGTGGTGCGCTTGGGGATGGCGTTGGTGGTCCCCCAAGTCCTTCACTTCTGCCCACTCTTCAGCGTGCAGCAGGCGGGACATTGCACTGCAGAAGCTCGGAGGCTAAGAGCCGGAGGACGCGCTTGCAAAACTGCTCAACACAAAAACCTTCTCGGGTCTCTTCTGcaaagtcttattttttttttttctcctccaccctcccccacccactCCGAGATCACACACCAGGTCGCGTGCAACGAAGCTTCTCCGGTTGCTGAAGGCGCTGCGCCCCTTTAAAAAGCGGCACGCGCCAGTGTCTCCCCCCGCTTCTCTTCCAGCCCCCTCCTCGCGCCGGTCGCGTGTCCGCTCAGCCAATGAAGGGCGCGGGCAGGCGCGTGCGAGCAGCCAATCAAAGAGTTTTTACACCCGGAGAAAAAGTCCCTGTGTGCAGAAGACTCCAGCGCCCgctcaggacttttttttttcccccctcttttaAGTTCGTCATATTCATATGTTAATTGCGGGGCTGTAATCTGACTCCCGTGTTGTGTCATAGCCCCAGGGGCCGGGGTGCGAGAGCCCATGAAGAGCGGGTTCTCAACTTCAGCCTCAGCcgacttgggtcaggcgtgcgCGGCCGCGGGCGGGCAGGTGGCTCTTGGAGAGGTTGGACGCGCCTGGCGCGGGGAGGCGACTTGCAGCTAGCCAGCGGAGAGAAGCCCACTTGCTCTTTGCTGTCTCCAAGGCAAGGATCGCAGCTTCTAATTGTACCCAGACATttaaaagtttatatatatacaaactatatatatatatatatatatgtatatgtatatgtatatgtatgtggcacagtggttaaagcgctgggctgcaaaccgaaaggtcaaGGTTCCGACCCAcccgctggagaaagatgtgacggcctgcctggaaaccctatggggcagttctcctctgccctagaGCTTATGTGTCAGAATGACTTCACGGCAGTGGTTTGAATTTTGAGTTTTATATCACATATACCACTATAAATATATGTgatatgaaatatatatacatacatatataccaaatgaaaaacagttgccgtcaagttgattccgactcatagtgaccctatagtatatAATTGCTAAACTACATCTCTCATTTGAAATCACTGTTAGAATAAAGGGAAAAAGATAAAACCATAACTGCCTCCGAACCCTTTCTTAATTCTACTGTCTTTTCATCTTTTCCTCCAGGCCTCTTAGCTCAACTTTGTTATGTAACCTTTTTCTTAATGGAAAGTAAAACCGTGTCATATTTTTACAATGCACCAAATTCCAGAGCTTTCAATCCTCTTGGTTCCCTTTCCCCAGCACCTAACACTTGGGCAAGGGCATCTTACGGTATTATGCTGAAAGTTTCAACacccaaagaaaaatgaaaggcgCCTGCTTTCCCTACAATTCGGAACACTTTTAAGGCGCATAAGCCACGAGTCACCTACCCAGTTGCCTGTTAAAACCTGGGTTTACTACTGGCGCGTGGCTTCTCCAGCAAGCGCCCAGTAACCGCAGCCTAACCGCCCCTCACCTCCCGCCCCTGTCCTTTTAGTTAGAGCGTACCCTCCTCTAATCCTTCCCTCTCCCTGCCGGCGGCTCTAAACCCGGGAGGTCTTCGCCCAGGCTGGGGCCGCCAACAGGTAGGTGAGcacccccatccccctcccaTTTAGCCCGGGCCGCGTCTTTTTACAGCAAAGAGCCAATCAGAAGAGCCCTCACCCCGGACACGCCCCGGCTCGCGCCCAACGCACCCAAGCTTTCGGAGCTCTCCGGCACCGCCCCTGGGGCGCAAGAGTGGGACGCAGCCAGGTTGTGTGCTACTGTAGCTTTCGATTTACTTGACTACTGAGTTTCCGCAAGGAGTTTCCTCCGCTAGGAAAGATGATGAAAAGTGGAGCGGGCAGAGACAGGTTCCTGGAGCCTGCCTTTGCAATGCCCAGAGATGGCCGAAAGTTATTCTCGCTAGTATTCACAAGGACTTGATCTAAACCTGGCATCTAGAACTCCTTGGACAGAAGAATCTCTGAGGCTGGATTGTATtagttctatatatatattccataAAGGGATAGAAAAGTAGAACAGAGTATAAGTAGCCAGGGCCAGAAGTATCAGTTGCCAATATTGCATTTTCTTCCATACTTTTATTTTTCCCAACGGTATCAACTGAAAGTTACTACTAGAATTCTTCCACATAATGTCATTACCAAATTGTAGGCAGCACAAGTTTACTTTCACCTGTGTCACCTGAACTTCTTGTCTGTACTTTAAAATTTGACTGTGTAAGTGCAAAATATTCGTTTTCTTTTGAGCTTAAGCTGTTTTATGGGCTGTAGCCAAATATTAGCTAGATACATAGAATATTGGTCTTAATTTTCCAGCTTTACAAACAGTCATTAGTATTATTACTTTTTTGGAGCAACTTTCAAATTTTGGATGAGTGAATTACAGTGTCCCAATAATGTGAGATTATCTGTAGTTTGTGGTGATATACATTTCTTTTGCctttaaaatgaataaaaccaaaaaaccaaactcgttgccatggagttgattctgactcacagtgaccctataggacaaagtaggactgccccatagggtttacaaggaacacctggtagattcagaccaacctttcagttagcagtcgtagctcttaaccactacaccaccagggtttccaaacatcaAACAGGCACATTTAATTTGTTCCTTAGATGtcttgtcattgttagctgccgttcAGTTGCCCCCcattcatggagaccctatgcacaagtggagaaatgctgcccagacctacaccatcctcataattgtcgtggattggactgttgtgatccacagagtttttgctggcttgttttcagaagtagattgccagacctttcttcctagcctgctgtcatctggaagctctgctgaaacctgttcagcatcacagcaacatgcaaaccaccactgtAAGAtgtgtggtggctgcacatgaggtgtattggcagGAAGCCTGAGTTCCCCACACAGAAGGCAAATAtgctaccattgaaccaccactgccccccttTTTAGACGTCTAATctaatcctatagggtcgctatgagtcggaatcaacttgacggcactggctttttttttcttttaatctaatTCAAGTTAATTCAAGCATTATGCTTAGTGCATTGAGGCCTGTAGTCACTGCTGAAACTTTAAGTTAAAATTTTCTGTGCCTAGTTACAGCAGAGGAGcatgggtggcacaagtggtttgtgattggctgctagcctaaaggttggtggttcaaacctacccagcggtTCAGTGAAAGGAAGACCTAgggatctgcttccgtaaagactacagccaagaaaaccctatgaaacagttctactctgtaatataatacacagggtcaccatgaatgggaatcaactcaacagaagcAAACAACTACAACAGCAGCCATAGTAGAGAATGTATCAGATGGGTTTACTAGCCCTCAGGTATTTTATGATTATTCCATTCATAGAAAATTTCTCAAGAGGTTCCAAAAAATGATATATTGATTGAAATGCATTCCCTTACAGGttatttaaaataagaatttC contains the following coding sequences:
- the ATOH1 gene encoding transcription factor ATOH1; translated protein: MSRLLHAEEWAEVKDLGDHQRHPQAHHNPQPPPPPPQPPATLQAREHPVYPAELSLLDSTDPRAWLAPTLQGICTARAAQYLLHSPELGASEAAAPRDEADARGELGRRSGGGSGSSSSSSKSPGPVKVREQLCKLKGGVVVDELGCSRQRAPSSKQVNGVQKQRRLAANARERRRMHGLNHAFDQLRNVIPSFNNDKKLSKYETLQMAQIYINALSELLQTPSGGEQQPPPPASCKSDHHHLRAAASYEGGAGTSTAAGAPPASAGGQRPAPPGSCRTRFSAPASTGGYSVQLDALHFSTFEDSALTAMMAQKNLSPSLPGGILQPVQEESSKTSPRSHRSDGEFSPHSHYSDSDEAS